In a single window of the Mustela nigripes isolate SB6536 chromosome 17, MUSNIG.SB6536, whole genome shotgun sequence genome:
- the SPATA2L gene encoding spermatogenesis-associated protein 2-like protein, translating to MGSSSLSEDYRLCLERELRRGRAGVCGDPSLRAVLWQILVEDFDLHGALQDDALALLTDGLWGRADLAPALRGLARAFELLELAAVHLYLLPWRKEFSTIKTFSGGYVHVLKGALSEDLLLQSFQKMGYVPRDNHRLMMAALPPACQLVQVALGCFALRLECEILGEVLARLGTSVLPAEELLQARRASADVASCVAWLQQRLAREEEPPPLPPRGSPTVYRTPLDLYRDLQEDEGSEEASLYGGASPGPDSPPPELACGPALWEQSAKLWGAGGGAWEPLGEAEVLPQAGSPPYGALEEELEPEPAAFSFLSLRRELLSQPGDMAAPQTPGSPGQASPQSPGYQVHSCLAPGALPGLCCDTCRQLHAPHCAALPTCRPGHALRPLLGDAQRRLWLRRAQVDTLLYDGPGAQP from the exons ATGGGCAGCAGCTCGCTGTCCGAGGACTACCGCCTGTGCCTGGAGCGCGAGCTGCGGCGCGGCCGCGCGGGCGTGTGTGGGGACCCATCGCTGCGCGCGGTGCTGTGGCAGATCCTGGTGGAAGACTTCGACCTGCACGGGGCGCTGCAGGACGACGCGCTGGCGCTGCTCACCGACGGTCTGTGGGGCCGCGCTGACCTGGCCCCCGCGCTGCGTGGCCTGGCCCGCGCCTTCGAGCTGCTGGAGCTGGCTGCTGTGCACCTGTACCTGCTGCCCTGGAGGAAGGAGTTCTCCACCATCAAG ACCTTTTCAGGGGGCTATGTGCATGTGCTCAAGGGCGCGCTCTCAGAGGACCTCCTCCTCCAGAGCTTCCAGAAGATGGGCTACGTGCCCAGGGACAACCACCGCCTCATGATGGCTGCCCTGCCCCCCGCCTGCCAGCTGGTGCAGGTGGCCCTGGGCTGCTTTGCCCTCCGGCTGGAGTGTGAGATCCTGGGTGAGGTGCTCGCGCGTCTGGGCACCAGCGTGCTGCCAGCTGAGGAGCTGCTGCAGGCCCGGCGGGCCAGTGCGGATGTGGCCTCCTGTGTGGCCTGGCTGCAGCAGCGGCTGGCCCGGGAAGAGGAGCCGCCACCTCTGCCCCCCCGGGGCTCCCCAACTGTCTACCGGACTCCTCTGGACCTCTACCGGGACCTGCAGGAAGATGAGGGCTCGGAGGAAGCCAGCCTGTATGGGGGGGCCTCCCCAGGCCCTGACTCCCCACCCCCCGAGCTGGCCTGTGGCCCTGCACTCTGGGAGCAGAGCGCCAAACTGTGGGGGGCCGGAGGCGGGGCCTGGGAGCCCCTGGGGGAGGCTGAGGTGCTGCCGCAGGCCGGCAGCCCACCCTATGGGGCgttggaggaggagctggagcccGAGCCTGCggccttctccttcctctccctgcggCGAGAGCTGCTGAGTCAGCCTGGAGACATGGCTGCCCCCCAAACCCCAGGGAGCCCCGGGCAGGCCAGCCCCCAGTCCCCTGGCTACCAGGTGCATAGCTGCCTAGCTCCGGGGGCCCTGCCTGGCCTCTGCTGTGACACGTGTCGCCAGCTGCATGCGCCCCACTGTGCTGCCCTGCCCACCTGCCGTCCAGGCCACGCACTCCGCCCGCTGCTCGGTGATGCCCAGCGGCGCCTCTGGCTGCGGCGTGCACAGGTGGACACCCTGCTCTATGATGGACCCGGGGCCCAACCTTAA
- the VPS9D1 gene encoding VPS9 domain-containing protein 1 isoform X1 has protein sequence MAAAAGDGAVKPLQCAMKLANGAIELDTGNRPREAYVEYLRSIQYISQVLLEEAETTPEGGDTLAPDTSKMLKLAEQCLERAQSTAAQLGKTHLKPAVPVAAPGTSSTSRHRRVYSDEGGKLSPFLPPEIFQKLQVVESQGSKKELTPLEEASLQNQKLKAAYEARMARLDPSQAVQKTSLTLSLQRQMLENLVIAKAREETLHRKMEERRLRLQEAANRRFCSQVALTPEEREQRALYAAILEYEQDHDWPKHWKARLKKSPGDLSLVTSLVSHLLSIPDHPISQLLKKLQCAVYQTLYPLVSRAAVGAAPTPGCCSLPPDADGLLAPGSRRLRPSHSLYCMLSTAEPSPAPRPSEGTHASPPVPPPHAGAPDRGPDSSPAGPSSPLAHSWTSVQGKDSSFEDLEHFLATSEGWGRGRGWPPEPQTTGVKKEPLQEQLKSTVKDIHDAIDRLLSLTLLAFEGLNAAASKDRCLACIEEPFFSPLWPLLLALYRSVHRLREAALSRSMELYRNASPAAVGVPRKLLPRDLEASGAGAYPYCAAARELGLLVLESCPQKKLECIVRVLRVICACAEDYCRAHEAAPEARPLLGATAIGADDLLPILSFVVLRSGLPQLVSECAALEEFIHEGYLIGEEGYCLTSLQSALNYVELLPRGVLGK, from the exons GAGGCGTACGTGGAGTACCTGAGGAGCATCCAGTACATCTCCCAGGTGCTGCTGGAAGAGGCGGAAACCACCCCAG AAGGTGGAGACACTCTGGCCCCAGACACCTCAAAGATGCTGAAACTGGCTGAGCAGTGTCTGGAGAGGGCCCAGTCAACAGCTGCCCAGCTCG GGAAAACACACCTGAAGCCAGCTGTGCCCGTGGCTGCTCCAGGCACCTCATCCACCAGTCGACATCGCCGGGTGTACTCGGATGAAGGGGGGAAACTATCTCCATTTCTGCCGCCCGAGATCTTCCAGAAGCTTCAGGTGGTAGAGTCACAAGGTTCTAAGAA GGAGCTGACCCCTCTGGAGGAGGCGTCTCTGCAGAACCAGAAGCTGAAGGCCGCCTACGAGGCACGGATGGCCCGTCTGGACCCCAGCCAGGCCGTGCAGAAGACCTCCCTG ACCTTGTCCCTGCAACGACAGATGCTGGAGAACCTTGTGATCGCCAAAGCCCGCGAGGAGACA CTGCACAGGAAGATGGAGGAGCGCCGGCTGCGGCTCCAGGAGGCGGCCAACAG GAGGTTCTGCAGTCAAGTCGCCCTGACCCCAGAGGAGCGGGAGCAGCGGGCCCTCTATGCCGCCATCCTCGAGTACGAGCAAGACCAC GACTGGCCGAAGCACTGGAAGGCCCGGCTCAAGAAAAGCCCCGGGGACCTGTCGCTCGTGACCAGCCTGGTCTCCCACCTGCTCAG CATCCCCGACCACCCCATCTCACAGCTCCTGAAGAAGCTCCAGTGTGCGGTGTACCAGACGCTGTACCCCCTCGTCAGCAGGGCCGCTGTGGgcgccgcccccacccctggctgCTGCTCTCTGCCCCCGGATGCTGACGGGCTGCTGGCCCCTGGAAGCCGGCGACTCCGGCCCTCGCACAGCCTCTACTGCATGCTCTCCACCGCGGAGCCCAGCCCGGCCCCACGGCCGTCGGAGGGAACCCACGCCAGTCCCCCCGTGCCCCCTCCTCACGCCGGTGCCCCAGACAGAGGGCCGGACAGCAGCCCCGCGGGGCCCTCCTCGCCCCTGGCTCACAGCTGGACCAGTGTGCAGGGCAAAGACAGCTCCTTTGAGGACCTCGAACACTTCTTGGCTACTTCTGAGGGGTGGGGCCGGGGGCGAGGGTGGCCACCTGAGCCCCAGACGACGGGCGTGAAGAAGGAGCCGCTGCAGGAGCAGCTGAAGAGCACCGTGAAGGACATACACGACGCCATCG ACAGGCTGCTCTCGCTGACCCTCCTGGCTTTCGAAGGCCTGAATGCAGCCGCCTCCAAGGACCGGTGCCTGGCCTGCATCGAGGAGCCCTTCTTCTCTCCACTCTGGCCCCTGCTGCTGGCGCTCTATAG gagCGTGCACCGCCTCCGGGAGGCCGCCCTGAGCAGGAGCATGGAACTCTACAGGAACGCGTCCCCCGCCGCCGTGGGCGTTCCCAGGAAGCTCCTGCCCCGGGACCTGGAGGCCTCGGGCGCCGGTGCTTACCCCTACTGCGCGGCGGCCCGAGAGCTGGGCCTGCTGGTCCTGGAGAGCTGTCCGCAGAAGAAGCTGGAGTGCATCG TGCGCGTGCTCCGGGTCATCTGCGCCTGCGCCGAGGATTACTGCCGCGCCCACGAGGCCGCCCCGGAGGCCAGACCCCTGCTGGGTGCCACGGCCAT TGGTGCCGATGACCTGCTGCCCATCTTGTCCTTTGTGGTGCTGAGAAGTGGCCTCCCCCAGTTGGTGTCGGAGTGCGCAGCCCTGGAGGAGTTCATCCATGAGGG GTACCTGATCGGAGAGGAGGGCTACTGCCTGACCTCACTGCAGAGTGCCCTGAACTACGTGGAGCTGCTGCCCCGAGGGGTTCTGGGCAAGTAG
- the VPS9D1 gene encoding VPS9 domain-containing protein 1 isoform X2, which yields MAAAAGDGAVKPLQCAMKLANGAIELDTGNRPREAYVEYLRSIQYISQVLLEEAETTPEGGDTLAPDTSKMLKLAEQCLERAQSTAAQLGKTHLKPAVPVAAPGTSSTSRHRRVYSDEGGKLSPFLPPEIFQKLQVVESQGSKKELTPLEEASLQNQKLKAAYEARMARLDPSQAVQKTSLTLSLQRQMLENLVIAKAREETLHRKMEERRLRLQEAANRRFCSQVALTPEEREQRALYAAILEYEQDHDWPKHWKARLKKSPGDLSLVTSLVSHLLSIPDHPISQLLKKLQCAVYQTLYPLVSRAAVGAAPTPGCCSLPPDADGLLAPGSRRLRPSHSLYCMLSTAEPSPAPRPSEGTHASPPVPPPHAGAPDRGPDSSPAGPSSPLAHSWTSVQGKDSSFEDLEHFLATSEGWGRGRGWPPEPQTTGVKKEPLQEQLKSTVKDIHDAIDRLLSLTLLAFEGLNAAASKDRCLACIEEPFFSPLWPLLLALYRSVHRLREAALSRSMELYRNASPAAVGVPRKLLPRDLEASGAGAYPYCAAARELGLLVLESCPQKKLECIAPFL from the exons GAGGCGTACGTGGAGTACCTGAGGAGCATCCAGTACATCTCCCAGGTGCTGCTGGAAGAGGCGGAAACCACCCCAG AAGGTGGAGACACTCTGGCCCCAGACACCTCAAAGATGCTGAAACTGGCTGAGCAGTGTCTGGAGAGGGCCCAGTCAACAGCTGCCCAGCTCG GGAAAACACACCTGAAGCCAGCTGTGCCCGTGGCTGCTCCAGGCACCTCATCCACCAGTCGACATCGCCGGGTGTACTCGGATGAAGGGGGGAAACTATCTCCATTTCTGCCGCCCGAGATCTTCCAGAAGCTTCAGGTGGTAGAGTCACAAGGTTCTAAGAA GGAGCTGACCCCTCTGGAGGAGGCGTCTCTGCAGAACCAGAAGCTGAAGGCCGCCTACGAGGCACGGATGGCCCGTCTGGACCCCAGCCAGGCCGTGCAGAAGACCTCCCTG ACCTTGTCCCTGCAACGACAGATGCTGGAGAACCTTGTGATCGCCAAAGCCCGCGAGGAGACA CTGCACAGGAAGATGGAGGAGCGCCGGCTGCGGCTCCAGGAGGCGGCCAACAG GAGGTTCTGCAGTCAAGTCGCCCTGACCCCAGAGGAGCGGGAGCAGCGGGCCCTCTATGCCGCCATCCTCGAGTACGAGCAAGACCAC GACTGGCCGAAGCACTGGAAGGCCCGGCTCAAGAAAAGCCCCGGGGACCTGTCGCTCGTGACCAGCCTGGTCTCCCACCTGCTCAG CATCCCCGACCACCCCATCTCACAGCTCCTGAAGAAGCTCCAGTGTGCGGTGTACCAGACGCTGTACCCCCTCGTCAGCAGGGCCGCTGTGGgcgccgcccccacccctggctgCTGCTCTCTGCCCCCGGATGCTGACGGGCTGCTGGCCCCTGGAAGCCGGCGACTCCGGCCCTCGCACAGCCTCTACTGCATGCTCTCCACCGCGGAGCCCAGCCCGGCCCCACGGCCGTCGGAGGGAACCCACGCCAGTCCCCCCGTGCCCCCTCCTCACGCCGGTGCCCCAGACAGAGGGCCGGACAGCAGCCCCGCGGGGCCCTCCTCGCCCCTGGCTCACAGCTGGACCAGTGTGCAGGGCAAAGACAGCTCCTTTGAGGACCTCGAACACTTCTTGGCTACTTCTGAGGGGTGGGGCCGGGGGCGAGGGTGGCCACCTGAGCCCCAGACGACGGGCGTGAAGAAGGAGCCGCTGCAGGAGCAGCTGAAGAGCACCGTGAAGGACATACACGACGCCATCG ACAGGCTGCTCTCGCTGACCCTCCTGGCTTTCGAAGGCCTGAATGCAGCCGCCTCCAAGGACCGGTGCCTGGCCTGCATCGAGGAGCCCTTCTTCTCTCCACTCTGGCCCCTGCTGCTGGCGCTCTATAG gagCGTGCACCGCCTCCGGGAGGCCGCCCTGAGCAGGAGCATGGAACTCTACAGGAACGCGTCCCCCGCCGCCGTGGGCGTTCCCAGGAAGCTCCTGCCCCGGGACCTGGAGGCCTCGGGCGCCGGTGCTTACCCCTACTGCGCGGCGGCCCGAGAGCTGGGCCTGCTGGTCCTGGAGAGCTGTCCGCAGAAGAAGCTGGAGTGCATCG CCCCTTTTCTGTGA